The following coding sequences are from one Coffea arabica cultivar ET-39 chromosome 11e, Coffea Arabica ET-39 HiFi, whole genome shotgun sequence window:
- the LOC140021128 gene encoding uncharacterized protein encodes MGSFSMEDFVGNGALKAITSKLMEDGWDDVPTLKLMNAEDMNSLNMTQEQKDALEIRSYLHDRALMQYADHMEASRKCLPELLNLSMGDLSTHFGMKRGHVVRFMDRTTPRAVDPLSASAYLTPRKRTSGPLRNNSIYKTRPSSINSRGSPSMTRSSVKPSVAYDISIEQPMADFKIKDGHVFKGIVASLPAEPRACGCVQPPPVVDNVAPLSAIENVSVQKLTPEYKVGMERLVKSKTPPMKASELWRDKPAILLCLRRPGCIMCRAEAHQLYSRKPIFDAIGVQLFAVIHEHIEPEVKDFWPRYWGGGVVYDRGMEFFKALGGGKLLKDKFISGFLLNPQAIANYKKAKATGLEHNFKGEGEIKGGLFIVGRGKTGIAYQFIERNFGDWAPLPEVLDICNQLQNQQNQSESVKLSQKD; translated from the exons ATGGGCTCTTTCTCAATGGAGGACTTTGTTGGAAATGGAGCCCTAAAGGCAATTACCTCAAAGCTGATGGAGGATGGTTGGGATGATGTACCGACTTTGAAGCTCATGAATGCAGAAGATATGAATTCCTTAAACATGACTCAAGAGCAGAAG GATGCACTTGAAATCAGATCGTACCTGCATGATCGTGCACTAATGCAATATGCTGATCACATGGAGGCCTCTAGGAAATGCCTTCCTGAGCTTCTAAACTTGAGCATGGGAGATCTTTCAACTCATTTTGGAATGAAAAGAGGTCACGTTGTTCGTTTTATGGACAGAACGACTCCACGTGCCGTAGATCCTTTGTCAGCATCAGCATATCTCACACCAAGGAAACGTACCTCTGGGCCTCTCAGAAATAACAGTATTTACAAGACACGGCCTTCGTCCATCAACTCAAGAGGAAGTCCAAGCATGACAAGATCAAGTGTAAAACCCAGTGTAGCTTATGATATTTCTATTGAGCAGCCCATGGCAGATTTTAAGATCAAAGATGGACATGTTTTTAAAGGTATTGTAGCTTCACTGCCTGCTGAACCAAGAGCATGTGGATGTGTACAGCCTCCACCTGTTGTTGACAATGTTGCTCCACTATCAGCAATTGAGAATGTTTCAGTTCAGAAACTTACCCCAGAATATAAGGTTGGAATGGAGCGTCTGGTGAAAAGCAAGACACCTCCCATGAAGGCTTCAGAACTCTGGCGTGATAAACCAGCAATTCTCCTCTGCCTCCGGCGCCCAGG GTGCATCATGTGCAGAGCTGAAGCTCATCAACTTTATTCCAGAAAACCCATCTTTGATGCAATCGGGGTTCAGTTGTTTGCAGTTATTCACGAGCACATAGAACCAGAG GTAAAAGACTTCTGGCCCCGTTATTGGGGTGGTGGTGTGGTCTATGACAGAGGAATGGAATTCTTTAAAGCACTGGGCGGAGGAAAGCTTCTAAAAGATAAATTTATATCAGGGTTCCTCTTAAATCCTCAAGCTATTGCAAATTATAAGAAAGCCAAGGCTACAGGGTTGGAGCATAACTTCAAGGGGGAAGGTGAGATAAAAGGTGGCCTCTTCATAGTTGGCAGAGGAAAGACTGGCATTGCTTATCAGTTCATTGAGAGAAACTTCGGAGACTGGGCACCACTACCTGAAGTCCTTGATATCTGCAACCAATTGCAG AATCAGCAAAATCAATCGGAGTCTGTCAAATTATCACAAAAGGACTAA